From a single Streptomyces misionensis genomic region:
- a CDS encoding helix-turn-helix domain-containing protein — protein MTEQRTDFADLLRQRRAELGISVRKLADQSVDPDTGTQAKFGWISKVERGESTDAPSAAILRALSVGLAIPLRVLQEAAAAQYLDMESFIWSQDRTTRVLAAHIEEMSDEERQQLADIAETFARRRTQGNGSGG, from the coding sequence ATGACTGAGCAGCGGACCGACTTCGCCGACCTTCTACGACAGCGGCGCGCCGAACTCGGCATCAGCGTCCGCAAGCTGGCGGACCAGTCCGTCGACCCCGACACCGGGACCCAGGCCAAGTTCGGGTGGATCAGCAAGGTCGAGCGCGGCGAGAGTACCGACGCTCCCTCTGCCGCCATCCTGCGAGCCCTCTCCGTCGGCCTCGCCATCCCTCTGCGCGTCCTCCAGGAAGCCGCCGCCGCTCAGTACCTTGACATGGAGTCGTTCATCTGGAGCCAGGACCGCACGACGCGCGTCCTCGCTGCGCACATCGAGGAGATGAGCGACGAGGAGCGGCAGCAGCTCGCGGACATCGCGGAAACCTTTGCCCGGAGGCGAACGCAGGGTAACGGTAGCGGAGGCTGA
- a CDS encoding helix-turn-helix domain-containing protein, which translates to MRPQQNPLILVSADLLVQLMKRTGDGREVSVRDLADAAGCHPSKIGHLRSGERRTATHDEALAIAKRLGVDLLVLWEHTGRTVEAPAEPQHLLAVPA; encoded by the coding sequence GTGCGTCCTCAACAGAACCCGCTGATCCTCGTGAGTGCTGACCTGTTGGTCCAGCTCATGAAGCGCACCGGCGACGGCCGAGAGGTCAGCGTCCGCGACCTTGCCGATGCGGCCGGATGCCACCCCAGCAAGATCGGCCACCTCCGCTCCGGAGAGCGCCGAACCGCCACCCACGACGAGGCACTGGCAATTGCCAAACGGCTTGGAGTCGACCTCCTCGTCCTGTGGGAACACACCGGCCGCACCGTCGAGGCTCCCGCCGAACCTCAGCACCTGCTCGCGGTGCCCGCATGA
- a CDS encoding helix-turn-helix domain-containing protein: MTRRLTYAEAAAELPDGVTETWLRRHIKKLPHSKLGRVVYFTDADIERIDQMFHHEPVVGPLAAAPGAAPAAGPHPMGHLVPLPSRRSVRA; this comes from the coding sequence ATGACCCGCCGGCTCACATACGCCGAGGCCGCCGCCGAGCTGCCGGACGGTGTCACGGAGACCTGGCTTCGCCGGCACATCAAGAAGCTGCCGCACTCGAAGTTGGGCCGGGTCGTGTACTTCACCGACGCGGACATCGAGCGCATCGACCAGATGTTCCACCACGAGCCCGTCGTTGGCCCCTTGGCCGCCGCACCGGGCGCCGCGCCGGCTGCCGGGCCGCACCCGATGGGTCACCTGGTGCCGCTGCCGTCCCGCCGCTCCGTGCGGGCCTGA
- a CDS encoding tyrosine-type recombinase/integrase produces MATIKRRDNADGTTTYRVRWQQGGRTGGWQSEKFGDETSAEEFKQLVDAHGQQWPPGWVKGKGFVQEPAVDGDMPLTDWAHRYVDRLTGIDERTRHDYKRDIDNHFAIIRHVQPSGLVVEATIANVTADDIQDWVRAEEAGERDPGNPEAWLRRKSSPKSIANRHGLLSAIVQAAVESDPPRRSKNCCTGTRLPRVDDGIDDEMCFLEHDEYARIAAEIQDPHARDLADWLVGTGMRWGEATALQVRDVSLTRSTVSVQRAWKRAAAGDGGPAYFLGPPKTKKARRVIALSPLQMDMLRRRMAGKAPEGLLFETPRGKSWRHDNFWRRRWVPAVEAAIAKGLPKRPRIHDLRHTHVAWLIAERIPLPAIQARLGHESITTTVDRYGHLVQALDGEIRAAVEAAMGPPAAASGIRRVV; encoded by the coding sequence ATGGCCACCATCAAACGGCGTGACAACGCGGACGGCACAACGACCTACCGCGTCCGCTGGCAACAGGGCGGACGCACCGGAGGATGGCAATCCGAAAAGTTCGGCGACGAGACCTCTGCCGAGGAGTTCAAGCAGCTGGTCGACGCTCACGGCCAGCAGTGGCCGCCCGGCTGGGTAAAGGGCAAGGGCTTCGTCCAAGAGCCCGCAGTCGACGGCGACATGCCCCTCACTGACTGGGCACACCGATACGTCGACCGGCTCACCGGGATCGATGAGCGCACCCGCCACGACTACAAGCGCGACATCGACAACCACTTCGCGATCATCCGACACGTACAGCCGTCCGGGCTCGTCGTGGAGGCCACGATCGCCAACGTCACCGCCGACGACATCCAGGACTGGGTGCGCGCCGAGGAGGCCGGCGAGCGCGACCCGGGCAACCCGGAGGCGTGGCTGCGGCGGAAGTCAAGCCCCAAGTCGATCGCGAACCGGCACGGGCTACTGTCGGCGATTGTGCAGGCCGCGGTCGAGTCCGATCCGCCGCGGCGGTCGAAGAACTGCTGCACGGGGACGCGGCTGCCGCGCGTCGATGACGGCATCGATGACGAGATGTGCTTCCTGGAGCACGACGAGTACGCCCGGATCGCCGCCGAGATCCAGGACCCGCACGCCCGGGACCTGGCGGACTGGCTCGTCGGCACCGGCATGCGCTGGGGCGAGGCGACCGCGCTACAGGTCCGGGACGTCAGCCTCACCCGCAGTACGGTCAGCGTGCAGCGAGCGTGGAAACGCGCAGCGGCCGGGGACGGCGGCCCCGCCTACTTCCTCGGCCCGCCGAAGACGAAGAAGGCCCGCCGCGTCATCGCGCTCAGCCCGCTTCAGATGGACATGCTGCGCCGCCGCATGGCGGGCAAGGCCCCCGAGGGCCTGCTCTTCGAGACGCCGCGCGGCAAGTCGTGGCGGCATGACAACTTCTGGCGCCGCCGCTGGGTGCCGGCGGTCGAGGCGGCCATCGCGAAGGGTTTGCCGAAGCGCCCGCGGATTCACGACCTGCGGCATACGCATGTGGCGTGGTTGATCGCGGAGCGGATTCCGCTGCCGGCGATTCAGGCGCGGCTGGGCCACGAGTCGATTACGACGACGGTGGACCGGTACGGGCATCTGGTGCAGGCGCTGGATGGGGAGATCCGGGCGGCCGTGGAGGCTGCGATGGGGCCTCCTGCGGCCGCGTCCGGGATCCGCCGCGTTGTGTAA